A genomic region of Paralichthys olivaceus isolate ysfri-2021 chromosome 18, ASM2471397v2, whole genome shotgun sequence contains the following coding sequences:
- the setb gene encoding SET nuclear proto-oncogene b encodes MSASSAKVSRKENSNHDGADETSEKEQQEAIEHIDEVQNEIDRLNEQASEEILKVEQQFNKLRQPYFQKRSELIAKIPNFWVTTFVNHPQVSALLGEEDEEALHYLSRVEVTEFEDIKSGYRIDFYFDENPYFENKALSKEFNVNESGDPVSKSSEIKWKAGKDLTKRAGQTPNKAGKKRQHEEPESFFTWFTDHSDAGADELGEVIKDDIWPNPLQYYLVPDMEDEEGDGDDDDDEEGLEDIDEGEEEEGEDEDEDGDGEDGEDDGDDD; translated from the exons ATGTCGGCCTCATCGGCGAAAGTCAGCCGGAAGGAGAATTCAAACCACGACGGAGCGGACGAGACCTCCG AAAAAGAGCAACAGGAAGCGATCGAACACATCGATGAAGTTCAGAATGAAATTGACAG ACTGAACGAACAGGCTAGTGAAGAAATTTTAAAAGTAGAGCAGCAATTCAACAAACTACGCCAGCCATACTTTCAGAAGCGATCAGAGCTCATAGCCAAAATCCCCAACTTCTGGGTCACAACATTCGTCAACCACCCACAAG TTTCAGCTCTTCTCGgcgaggaggacgaggaagcGCTTCACTACCTGTCGAGGGTGGAGGTCACCGAGTTTGAGGACATAAAGTCTGGATACAGAATAGATTTT TATTTCGATGAGAACCCGTACTTCGAGAACAAAGCCCTCTCCAAAGAGTTTAACGTGAACGAGAGCGGAGACCCCGTTTCCAAGTCATCTGAAATTAAATGGAAAGCTGGAAag GACCTGACGAAGCGTGCAGGTCAGACGCCAAACAAAGCGGGAAAGAAAAGGCAGCACGAGGAGCCAGAGAGCTTCTTCACCTGGTTCACCGACCACTCGGACGCCGGCGCCGATGAGCTGGGAGAAGTGATCAAGGACGACATCTGGCCGAACCCTCTGCAGTACTACCTG GTCCCGGACATGGAAGACGAGGAAGGTGACGGcgatgatgacgacgatgaaGAGGGTCTGGAAGACATTgacgagggggaggaggaggaaggtgaagatgaggatgaagatggtgatggagaagatggagag